agaatgtatttagttaagatcaatgacacaactcattattgatttttgtgaactagaacgcgataaaagtccaacaaatatctatgaagataatgctgtTTGCATAGCACATATGAAAGAAAGGTATATTAAAAGTGAACGAACGAAACATACCTCCTAGATTtctctcatatactcaagatctcattaaggacaacaagattgaaatgagatatgttcagtccagcaaaaactttgTTGATCTTTTCACCAATGCACTTCCAACTACTATTTGCATAATACACGCGCACAATATTGGCATGATGCGTGTTCAAAAAATGTTACAGCTCAACGAGTGTACTTGAGGGGAGCCAACTCTAtgttgcactctttttcccttagcttaAGTTTATTCCCACTGCATTTTCTTTAGTAagatttttaacgaggcagtacaagTTGATCTCTAACGGAGCAAAATTATCATCCAAGAGGGAGTATTGTGAAGCATTAAATGATCATTCATCAGTCAAATTGAATGACAATTTTCTACATCTACCTTTATTTATGGAAACGAACAACGAAAATGCAGTTAATTCATAATAAAATGTTCATGAGATTTAATCATAAAGAGTACCTCATTTAATATATATCACTTACTCGATACTTTCTTTTTTAATATTAGTAATCTTTAGTTAGGAACTAAGCTACTAAAGGTGATTATAAAGTAGTAAATTACAACAAAATTAAAGAAATGTGAACCAACTATATTCTTTCTCGAACAGTACCTCTTTTTTCTTTTGGAATCCTATTGGTAGGTTAAAGGTCTAGTCTGGAATTAAATGTGTGGTGATAGATGGTCAATTGTCAAACCAACTCTTGTTCACCGCAACAGACTTTCTCCATTCTATCGGGACCCACATGCTCAAAATCAAACTATCAATTATTCCCACCAGGTTTCAACGGAAGAACTCACCGCTCTGGTTTCACATACACAGTCAGTGTCATATAACCATAAAATAACACTAAAACTTGCAAACAAGTGAACAACCACGCATATGCTCAACAAAAACATAAATAGCTATtcaaatattaaatttttaacttTTAAACATAACagctataatattaataatattaagcctCTTTATAGTCCCTCATTAGAACATACTCACGCAAAATCTGTGTTTTATCAAGATGACTCACTGGTTTGTCAATTCCGCACTCCCAACGCATATGGTATGGAAATACGGAAACCCGCGATGAACATTGGGAACAAGTTATTGCAGTTTTAGTTGTTGATTGACAAATTTTCAACCGAAAGCTGTTCCGGATTTGGTTCTGAAGGTGGAGCGGAAGCTGAAGAAACCTTGTGCATTATCATCGCCTCTGCTACACGAATTGCTCTTTGTGATCCTTTAATTGTTACTTTCCTGCAACAGCCCATAAAGATTGTATTAATCGAACACATTTCGCCCAATGAAATATAACAAATATAATTCCTTGAATAATCATGGAGGAACACAAGCCCACTCCCTGAGCCCTTTAAATGAAAGATATTGTATAGTAACAACTGAGGTGGCGAATTGGGTGGTTGTGCAAGTTGGGTAATGGGTGTCGGCTCAAAAGTGGACATATTAAGAAGTTGCATACCTATCACATGTCCCAGATATGAAATCGCCTCTTTCAGAGATTTTGATCCTAGCTCCGCTAATCTGTAAGGAGAGAAGTTATAAAACGATATATATGCATGTGTTGAGAGATAGAGGCACCTCATTTCTCACCTGACTAATTTCCAAGATATTCCTACCACCACGGCCCACAACAAGCCCTATGTGCTCATCCGCAACGCCTATAGTTACTGAGTTGCTGACATCTTCCTGTGATACACCATAAAGTTTTATGTACATTGAAGTAATATACAAGCATGCGTTTGCAAACAGAACACCTTAGAACAGTATGGAAATTCAAATTAGTTCTAGCATTAGATATGACGATTTAACCGAATTACTATAAGATGGATAAATTTAGGGGGTTTTTCCCTCAAACAAGACAACTGCCTCTATCAAAAAAAATTGGTCCAAAGAGGAGCGGAGCAAATAAATTGAACGTTGACCGTCGTCTGTAAATGCATAAAACCTCCTATAATTTTTATGTAGAAGTTTTGGATCATAGTTGTAATTGTTGTGTACGTAAACATAGATAAAATTTACTTTTGTTAGAAttgttatatatacatttaatagcTTAATTATGTATTTATTATAGTGGCTTCTAGATTAGTCTCTTGACCTTTCATATTGTTCATCTTTGTATCTATAAATATGTATTAGATATCATTTGTAGGATTGAGAAAGATTAAGAGAATTATAAGAGTTTCTAGAAATACTTATTTTTCTCCACAACTTTTAAACAAAAAAGGAAACGGACAATAACATTTGCAGGTCAACTTAATCAGACTTGGCCCCTTAACCCTGGCCATCTTGACCCATTACCCCTCAAGCTACAAGTAAAATGTCAAAAGATTTTACTTGACAGATTCAGCACTGCAACTGTTTGCggcatatatttttttctttttgaagGGCGATATCGAcgtcgaatgctctcatttgtcacccacacacgcattaggaggaaacccaattcgcgacAATGTTGACGGTACCCCAAGTTGGATCACACCcccataccactcaagccaagcttTGGTGGTGTTTTGCAGCATATATTATTCGCTAAAGCATGATGTTGCCatcaattaaatattattattattagtggcaTGAATATGATTAGAGGGTGAGTTAATAGAAAGTTAATAACCTGATTATTTTGATAGCGGCTGTTCTGAAACTTTCCACCAACTGCAGGTGGTCCATAATTGGGGCCATTGTATGCTACTGCACAACAGAAATATAGATTCTAAACAAGCATATATAATGCTAATAACATAGAGTTTAGTAAACATAACATTCTGTGAGCCACATAGCTGAATTGCAAGGTATTAAAGGTAGCAAACTCAAGTTGTTTACCAATGAAAAGGTTGATGTTGTTATGATTTATTCCTAACAGGCTGAAAAGGATTAATCTTGACTGAAAAGGATTAATCTTGCAAGTAATATTATATCATAACTTTGTAAATCATAAGAAAATATAATTCCCAAAATttcttcaaataaaaagaacatatTTTTTTCCTTACAAATACCGACAAAAAAGTTATCATTCAATAAAAGTGTCACCACTAACCTATTTTCTTGGAACAAGTTACTATACTTATATGTACCAAAATATCGACATAACAATTATCCATCATCTAACCCAGCCATAAAGTATATGTTGGTATATAGTAGCTacgttttttattattaaaataaccaAGGAAAGTATGGCCATACCTAATTAACATCCATAATGAGCCTATTAACTAATTTACCATATGTCACCTATCCCTAATAAGGTCTTGCGTTAACCTAGATTAGAAAACTTATAGTGTAGCACTGTTGAAACACGTTTAGCGTTTATGATACTGAAATGTAGGATTTATAGCATTTCTCATGAATTCGTCACCATCGTCAATTGCTAAGAATAAAACTAAGGTTGCTCCAATGCAATTACAAATGGTTATGGGAACATTGTAGTTAGTGTTACAAAATCGAATATAACGAATTCAAGAAGCTCCCAACATACAAGGAAATGAGGATCGATTCAAGAAGAAAAGAAAGCATACCAGCATAAGGAAATGTGGGGCCAATGGATTGTACATAGTAGATATCTTCAGACAATTTCAACAGAATCAGATTTATGGCTTGCATCAGCTGTTGTAAGGTACCAATAACCGTTACCAGCCTATCACTCAATC
This genomic window from Rutidosis leptorrhynchoides isolate AG116_Rl617_1_P2 chromosome 2, CSIRO_AGI_Rlap_v1, whole genome shotgun sequence contains:
- the LOC139893664 gene encoding protein BTR1-like, yielding MVSPDSGYASSNDGAAPAKSSPHNQEQLPPSDGIETTYLRFLASNAEAGSIIGKGGTRISDFQSRSNARIQLSRNYEYFPGTSDRVIMVSGTIDEVLEAVELILTKLLNEFYAEEGDEGEPRSKVRLIVPNGSCGGIIGKGGSMIRSFIEDSQANIKISPQDNNHIGLSDRLVTVIGTLQQLMQAINLILLKLSEDIYYVQSIGPTFPYAVAYNGPNYGPPAVGGKFQNSRYQNNQEDVSNSVTIGVADEHIGLVVGRGGRNILEISQISGARIKISERGDFISGTCDRKVTIKGSQRAIRVAEAMIMHKVSSASAPPSEPNPEQLSVENLSINN